In Lemur catta isolate mLemCat1 chromosome 1, mLemCat1.pri, whole genome shotgun sequence, one DNA window encodes the following:
- the LOC123640673 gene encoding olfactory receptor 4K14-like, producing MDGGNQSVLSEFVLLGLCHSWNIQILLFIIFCMLYLMIVSGNIVIVILIITDSNLHSPMYFFLANLSFVDMLLSSVTTPKMITDLLREKKTIHFGGCMFQIFLSHFIPGLEMVLLVIMAYDRYVAICKPLHYSTIMSLKNCTGLVVTSWALGFLHAMSQIVVTARLPFCGPKEIDSFFCDTPLVIKLACIDSYNLEILMNVHCGVVAITCFILLLTSYTYILLAVHKSSKTGASKALSTCTAHVTVVVLFFWPCIFIYVWPLSNTGVNKFLAVFYSVFTPLLNPLVYTLRNKEMKNAIKKFRNYYVDSKGNN from the coding sequence ATGGATGGAGGAAATCAGTCTGTACTGTCTGAATTTGTGCTTCTGGGACTTTGCCACTCTTGGAATATTCAAATCTTACTCTTCATAATATTCTGTATGCTTTACCTGATGATTGTATCTGGAAATATCGTCATTGTGATCTTAATCATCACTGATTCCAATCTCCATTCTCCCATGTACTTCTTTTTGGCCAACCTGTCCTTTGTTGATATGTTGCTTTCATCAGTTACCACTCCGAAAATGATCACAGACCTTCTCAGGGAGAAAAAGACCATTCATTTTGGAGGCTGCATGTTCCAGATCTTCTTGTCTCATTTTATTCCAGGGCTTGAGATGGTGCTACTGGTAATAatggcctatgaccgctatgtggcAATCTGCAAACCACTCCACTACTCCACCATTATGAGCCTGAAAAATTGCACTGGACTGGTGGTGACTTCCTGGGCCCTTGGCTTTCTGCATGCCATGAGTCAAATAGTTGTGACTGCGCGACTGCCTTTTTGTGGCCCCAAGGAAATAGACAGCTTCTTCTGTGATACACCCCTGGTAATCAAACTCGCCTGCATAGATTCCtataatttggaaattttaatgaATGTTCACTGTGGGGTTGTGGCCATAACCTGCTTTATTCTATTACTGACATCCTACACATATATTCTTCTCGCTGTCCACAAAAGCTCTAAAACGGGTGCATCTAAGGCACTCTCTACCTGCACTGCCCACGTCACAGTGGTGGTGCTCTTCTTTTGGCCCTGCATCTTCATCTATGTGTGGCCACTCAGCAACACAGGAGTGAACAAATTTCTTGCTGTGTTTTACTCTGTTTTTACACCTCTCCTAAATCCACTTGTTTATACCCTGagaaataaagagatgaaaaatgctaTAAAGAAGTTCAGAAACTACTATGTTGATTCCAAGGGAAATAATTAA